A genomic region of Chryseobacterium sp. KACC 21268 contains the following coding sequences:
- a CDS encoding TonB-dependent receptor: protein MKPKLTPKQKALAINLDSSIYGTFAEIGAGQETVRHFFRAGGASQTIAKAMSAYDKDFSDAIYGTENKNRYVTQNRLRKMLRYEMALIEERIPREKNPGKKFFSYANTVTTINFDKTSKGHGWVGIRYQNSESEEYNEIVIHVKFKETNPTLQQETLGSLGVNLIYGAYFYIDNPRVLVESLYDDLSLDRLEIDMIDFSGPAFQYVDNRLMSLQLVKLGMTDAVIFNSKGSNMLPADILYKKNIFAVRGSFRPVTRVNIDMFEHGLDLFNQDNACDSENTQILFEITISNLRAAGDIDERDFLDRVDILGTLGYTVMISNFSEYYRMVDYFSSFTNQHIGVAMGVNNLLDVFDEEYYKNLPGGILEAFGKFFKKDMRVYLYPYKDPENGELLTSENLKVHDNLKELYKYFKLNKRIVDIEKYNPKFLEIYSREILKKIMAHDLGWEEELPKSVAQMIKDRGMFGYKELTFEGLK from the coding sequence ATAAAGCCAAAACTTACCCCTAAGCAGAAAGCATTAGCCATCAATCTGGATTCATCCATCTACGGAACTTTTGCGGAGATTGGAGCGGGCCAGGAAACTGTGAGACATTTTTTCCGTGCTGGAGGTGCCTCTCAGACGATTGCAAAAGCGATGTCTGCTTATGATAAGGATTTCAGTGATGCCATCTACGGTACCGAAAACAAAAACCGATATGTTACGCAAAACCGTCTCAGAAAGATGCTACGCTACGAGATGGCGCTTATCGAAGAAAGGATTCCGAGAGAAAAAAATCCGGGAAAAAAGTTCTTTTCCTACGCCAATACGGTAACAACCATCAATTTCGATAAAACCTCCAAAGGCCACGGCTGGGTGGGAATCAGATATCAAAATTCTGAAAGCGAGGAATATAACGAGATCGTGATCCACGTCAAATTCAAAGAGACCAATCCGACGTTACAGCAGGAAACTCTGGGAAGTTTGGGTGTTAATCTGATCTACGGTGCTTATTTCTATATCGATAATCCGAGAGTTCTTGTAGAATCTTTATATGATGATCTTTCACTTGACCGTTTGGAAATTGATATGATCGACTTCAGCGGACCGGCTTTCCAGTATGTGGACAATCGCTTGATGAGTCTTCAGTTGGTGAAATTGGGAATGACAGACGCGGTAATCTTCAACTCCAAAGGAAGCAATATGTTGCCTGCAGACATTCTTTACAAGAAAAATATTTTTGCAGTGAGAGGAAGTTTCCGTCCTGTAACGCGCGTGAATATTGATATGTTCGAGCACGGTTTGGATCTATTCAATCAGGATAATGCCTGCGATAGTGAGAATACGCAGATTCTATTTGAAATCACCATTTCCAATCTGAGAGCGGCCGGCGATATCGATGAGCGTGATTTCCTTGATAGAGTCGATATTCTTGGAACGTTAGGCTACACGGTGATGATTTCCAACTTCTCAGAATATTACAGGATGGTGGATTATTTCTCATCGTTTACCAATCAACACATCGGCGTTGCGATGGGCGTTAACAACCTTTTGGATGTTTTTGATGAGGAATATTACAAGAATCTGCCAGGTGGAATTTTGGAAGCCTTCGGTAAGTTCTTCAAAAAAGATATGCGCGTTTATCTGTATCCTTACAAAGACCCTGAGAATGGCGAATTGCTAACGTCAGAGAACCTGAAAGTTCACGATAACCTGAAAGAATTATACAAATACTTCAAGCTCAACAAGAGAATTGTTGACATCGAAAAATATAATCCAAAATTCCTGGAGATCTATTCCAGAGAGATTCTGAAAAAAATTATGGCCCACGATTTGGGTTGGGAAGAGGAATTGCCGAAGAGTGTGGCACAAATGATAAAAGACCGGGGAATGTTCGGTTATAAAGAATTAACTTTCGAAGGATTAAAATAA
- the dacB gene encoding D-alanyl-D-alanine carboxypeptidase/D-alanyl-D-alanine-endopeptidase, producing the protein MNKFKNYFSILGLGLSSFIFSQGTSAGTLPQVADQQLLVKDITAEKALLSPKEQIEFNINKMFTDPVLRNANWGFVVYDTKTGKIVTSYNENAPLVPASTTKLLTTETAFALLGTKYRWNTQLEYSGSIDAEGVLTGNLYVVGSGDPSLGGNRGGASSYGQIVNQYLDAIRDKGIKKITGDIIIQTAIFKENKTDLPQNIVWLEQANYFLPVGTTKDINPRNEKLIVSQSNNPFNQVKKYFYVSPYSNKMVFADQFDGAWVTTKVAEPPAFLANKLREGLVRSKISIVGKVTPKIVDREPEPREILTTYKSPTLAEIVNYTNQRSDNGYAEAILKSNGFMKLGDQTTESGRIVVTDHLKDINFDTVGLNYMDGSGLSKAHTVTPISQVKFLTAMMKTPYYKEYMESLPIAGQTGTLKHMFLVNSNGQIFAKTGTLNGVKCLAGYIKTRSNRTLAFSLLINRFSGSVAQVKDRMEQLLDPTLDL; encoded by the coding sequence ATGAATAAATTCAAAAATTATTTTTCGATTTTAGGCTTAGGGCTTTCCTCTTTTATTTTTTCACAAGGCACATCTGCAGGAACTTTGCCTCAGGTTGCAGACCAACAGCTTCTCGTAAAAGACATCACGGCGGAGAAAGCGTTGTTGTCTCCAAAAGAGCAAATCGAATTCAATATCAACAAAATGTTCACCGACCCAGTTCTCCGAAATGCAAATTGGGGATTTGTGGTTTATGATACCAAAACTGGAAAAATCGTCACTTCTTATAACGAAAATGCACCATTGGTTCCAGCTTCAACCACAAAATTGTTGACCACAGAAACTGCTTTTGCATTGTTGGGAACCAAATACAGATGGAACACGCAATTGGAATATTCTGGAAGCATTGATGCAGAAGGCGTTTTGACCGGAAATCTTTACGTCGTAGGAAGTGGCGACCCGTCTTTGGGCGGAAACAGAGGTGGCGCATCGAGTTACGGACAAATCGTGAATCAATATCTGGACGCGATAAGAGATAAAGGAATCAAGAAAATCACAGGCGATATCATCATCCAAACAGCGATTTTCAAAGAAAATAAAACCGACCTTCCGCAGAACATCGTTTGGTTGGAACAAGCCAATTATTTCCTGCCAGTCGGCACTACGAAGGACATCAATCCAAGAAATGAAAAACTGATTGTAAGCCAATCCAACAATCCTTTCAATCAGGTTAAAAAATATTTTTACGTTTCGCCTTACTCCAACAAGATGGTTTTTGCAGACCAGTTTGACGGTGCTTGGGTGACAACGAAAGTGGCTGAACCACCTGCTTTTTTGGCTAACAAATTAAGAGAAGGTTTGGTAAGAAGTAAAATTTCAATCGTTGGAAAAGTAACGCCGAAAATCGTTGATAGAGAACCAGAACCCCGAGAAATTCTGACAACTTACAAATCACCGACTTTAGCAGAAATCGTGAACTATACGAATCAGAGAAGTGACAACGGATACGCAGAAGCTATTTTGAAATCGAATGGTTTTATGAAATTGGGCGACCAAACCACAGAATCTGGAAGAATCGTTGTGACAGACCATTTGAAAGACATTAATTTTGATACCGTTGGACTCAATTATATGGATGGAAGCGGACTTTCAAAGGCTCATACGGTAACGCCAATTTCGCAAGTTAAGTTCTTGACGGCGATGATGAAAACGCCTTATTACAAGGAATATATGGAATCTTTGCCAATTGCGGGACAAACCGGAACATTAAAACATATGTTTTTGGTAAACTCCAATGGACAGATTTTCGCGAAAACCGGAACTTTGAATGGGGTGAAATGTTTGGCAGGCTACATCAAAACCAGAAGCAACAGAACGCTGGCTTTTTCTCTTTTAATTAATAGATTCTCGGGCTCCGTAGCGCAGGTGAAAGACAGAATGGAACAATTGCTGGACCCGACCTTAGATTTGTAA
- a CDS encoding RNA polymerase sigma factor: protein MDSEKEFLEKIDKHKGIIFKISKMYMDNRDDQNDLFQEIVYQVWKSFPSFERKSEFSTWLYRIALNTAIIFLKSEKRRSFIQNDDVSVYKIKEEDYNLEDELKLKQMYEAIQKLNPIDKALIFYYLEDFSGKEMAEQMGISEGNARVKLNRAKEKLKELIL, encoded by the coding sequence ATGGATTCTGAGAAAGAATTTTTAGAGAAAATCGATAAACATAAAGGGATTATTTTTAAAATCTCCAAAATGTATATGGACAACCGTGATGACCAAAATGACCTCTTCCAGGAGATTGTTTATCAGGTTTGGAAGTCTTTTCCCAGCTTTGAAAGGAAGTCTGAATTCTCAACTTGGCTTTACAGAATTGCATTGAATACGGCGATTATTTTCTTGAAATCGGAAAAGCGACGGAGCTTTATTCAGAACGATGATGTTTCGGTTTATAAAATCAAAGAGGAAGATTACAACCTCGAAGATGAGCTGAAACTGAAACAAATGTATGAAGCCATCCAAAAACTGAATCCAATTGACAAAGCCTTGATTTTCTATTACTTGGAAGATTTTTCCGGGAAGGAAATGGCAGAACAAATGGGAATCTCGGAGGGAAATGCGCGGGTGAAACTGAACAGAGCAAAGGAGAAACTGAAGGAATTAATTTTATAA
- a CDS encoding MBL fold metallo-hydrolase, with amino-acid sequence MLLKFLGTGTSQGIPVIGSHHPVCLSTNQKDKRLRTSALVTSDSGKKILIDCGPDFRQQMLMNHEEQIDAVLITHEHNDHIIGLDDLRPLIFKNKSSMPIYCNSRVAVEIKERFPYAFSEQKYPGAPSFDLYEIEEEFKLFDEVEVQPIDIIHSEINILGFKFKNLAYITDASKIDDKEKEKLKNLDFFIINCLRKTEPHHSHFILPQVLALVDELKPKKTYLIHISHHLGFHDEVEKELPENVHLAFDGLEIEF; translated from the coding sequence ATGCTTTTAAAATTTTTAGGAACCGGTACTTCGCAAGGCATTCCTGTTATTGGCAGCCATCATCCGGTCTGCCTTTCTACCAACCAAAAAGACAAACGTTTACGCACTTCTGCCCTTGTAACTTCGGATTCTGGAAAGAAAATATTAATTGACTGCGGCCCCGATTTTCGTCAGCAAATGTTGATGAATCACGAGGAACAGATTGATGCGGTTCTCATCACGCACGAACACAACGATCATATTATCGGTTTGGATGACCTTCGGCCTTTGATCTTTAAAAATAAAAGCTCGATGCCGATTTATTGTAATTCGCGGGTTGCAGTTGAGATCAAAGAGAGATTCCCATACGCTTTCTCAGAACAAAAATATCCAGGCGCACCAAGTTTTGACCTTTATGAAATAGAGGAAGAATTTAAATTGTTTGATGAAGTGGAAGTTCAACCGATTGACATCATTCATTCAGAGATAAATATTCTTGGTTTTAAATTTAAGAATCTGGCTTACATTACGGATGCCAGTAAAATTGATGATAAGGAAAAAGAGAAGTTGAAGAATCTTGATTTTTTCATTATCAATTGTCTTAGGAAGACGGAACCTCATCATTCACATTTCATTTTGCCACAAGTTTTGGCGTTGGTGGATGAACTTAAACCAAAAAAAACCTATCTCATTCACATCAGTCATCATCTGGGATTCCATGATGAAGTGGAAAAAGAGCTTCCCGAGAACGTTCATCTGGCTTTTGATGGTCTGGAAATCGAATTTTAG
- the ruvX gene encoding Holliday junction resolvase RuvX yields the protein MGQILAIDYGKARTGIAVTDDMQIIASGLTTVETPKLMDFLKKYFSENQVNEIVIGLPTDLKGNMSDIETEIQKFISGFEKEFPDKKINRLDERFTSKMASFFISQSGKNKKQRQEKGLIDKVSATIILQNFLEQKR from the coding sequence ATGGGACAGATCCTGGCAATTGACTACGGAAAAGCAAGAACGGGAATCGCTGTGACAGACGATATGCAAATCATTGCAAGCGGACTGACGACGGTGGAGACACCGAAGCTGATGGATTTTCTGAAAAAATATTTTTCCGAGAACCAAGTAAATGAAATCGTTATAGGACTTCCCACAGATTTGAAAGGAAATATGTCCGATATCGAAACTGAGATCCAGAAATTTATTTCAGGCTTCGAAAAGGAATTTCCAGATAAAAAGATCAATCGTCTGGATGAGCGTTTCACTTCCAAAATGGCTTCTTTTTTCATTAGCCAAAGCGGAAAGAACAAGAAACAAAGACAGGAAAAAGGATTGATCGACAAAGTGAGTGCAACGATCATATTGCAGAATTTTTTAGAACAAAAAAGATGA
- a CDS encoding helical backbone metal receptor, whose protein sequence is MRVISLVPSITETLFDLGLTSNEIVGRTKFCIHPKELVKDVEIIGGTKNLNIDKIKALKPDLIIANKEENVKEQVEELMKDFKVLVTNVETLEDNYYLIKQLGHLFAKEEKAQFFNLKTYEVFDIPKPEKKLKVAYLIWKDPYMTVGGDTFISRILEELGFENLFKDQKRYPEVRLEDLKEADLIFLSSEPFPFKEKHLGKIQNVCIDQKIMIVDGEAFSWYGSHLAKCGEYYLKLLEEIN, encoded by the coding sequence ATGAGAGTTATTTCACTAGTTCCATCAATTACAGAAACCTTATTTGACTTAGGTTTGACTTCTAATGAAATTGTTGGAAGGACAAAATTCTGCATTCATCCGAAAGAATTGGTAAAAGATGTCGAGATCATTGGCGGAACGAAGAACCTTAATATTGATAAAATCAAAGCTTTAAAACCAGACCTCATCATTGCCAACAAGGAAGAAAATGTGAAAGAACAGGTTGAAGAATTGATGAAAGACTTCAAAGTATTGGTGACGAATGTGGAAACTTTGGAGGACAACTATTACTTGATCAAACAACTTGGACATCTATTTGCGAAGGAAGAAAAAGCGCAATTTTTCAATCTGAAAACTTACGAAGTTTTTGATATTCCGAAGCCTGAAAAAAAATTGAAGGTCGCTTATCTCATTTGGAAAGATCCTTATATGACGGTTGGTGGCGACACTTTTATATCGAGGATCTTGGAAGAATTGGGATTTGAAAATTTGTTTAAAGACCAAAAACGCTATCCCGAAGTTCGATTGGAAGATTTGAAAGAAGCAGATTTGATTTTCCTTTCATCAGAGCCTTTTCCTTTTAAAGAAAAACATCTTGGGAAAATCCAGAATGTTTGTATTGATCAGAAAATTATGATTGTGGATGGAGAAGCTTTTTCGTGGTATGGATCGCACTTGGCAAAGTGTGGGGAATATTATCTGAAGCTGTTGGAGGAAATTAATTAA
- a CDS encoding ATP-binding cassette domain-containing protein produces MSLKILGLTKKFGEQIALNDINISISNNEIIGLLGPNGAGKSTLMKSITGVLKIDEGEILFNDKNIKENEIESKKKIGFLPENNPLYNEMYVKEYLQFVANLHNIKKERVEEVIELVGITPEKSKQISQLSKGYKQRVGLAQAILHEPDLLILDEPTNGLDPNQIVEIRNVIKEIGKEKTVILSTHIMQEVEALCSRVILIHQGNIIQDSPISEFKGKFGSLEEAFQSYTV; encoded by the coding sequence ATGTCTTTAAAAATTTTAGGACTCACAAAAAAATTCGGAGAGCAAATTGCGCTCAACGATATCAACATAAGCATTTCAAATAACGAAATCATCGGACTTCTCGGCCCAAACGGCGCTGGAAAATCCACCTTGATGAAATCCATCACAGGCGTCCTGAAAATCGATGAAGGCGAAATTTTGTTCAATGACAAAAACATCAAAGAAAACGAAATCGAATCCAAAAAGAAAATCGGTTTCCTTCCGGAGAACAATCCGCTTTACAACGAGATGTATGTGAAAGAATATCTGCAATTCGTAGCCAATCTTCACAACATCAAAAAAGAAAGAGTAGAAGAAGTGATAGAATTGGTCGGAATCACGCCAGAAAAATCCAAGCAAATTTCCCAACTCTCCAAAGGTTACAAACAACGTGTAGGATTGGCGCAAGCCATTCTGCACGAACCAGATTTATTAATTCTAGACGAACCAACCAACGGCCTCGACCCCAATCAAATCGTCGAAATCCGAAACGTCATCAAAGAAATCGGAAAAGAAAAAACTGTGATTCTCTCCACGCACATTATGCAGGAAGTAGAAGCGCTTTGTTCCAGAGTGATTTTGATTCACCAAGGAAACATCATCCAAGATTCCCCGATTTCTGAGTTCAAAGGAAAATTCGGAAGTCTGGAAGAAGCGTTCCAGAGTTATACGGTTTAG
- a CDS encoding DUF5606 domain-containing protein, which produces MQLEKIISISGKPGLFKLVSQLKNGFIVEDISTKKKTSISNSSQVSLLDNIAMFTFDKEVPLFEVFENVAKNYDYKATISHKSSGDELRAFMTASLPNYDVERVYESDIKKLAQWYNLLHKAGYITPESFVKTDAPSEVVVAEEKTEDAAEKKPAAKKPAAKKAAPKTEEAAEEKPAAKKPAAKKATKKED; this is translated from the coding sequence ATGCAGTTAGAAAAAATTATTTCAATCTCCGGAAAACCGGGACTTTTCAAATTGGTTTCTCAACTAAAGAACGGATTTATCGTTGAGGATATCTCAACTAAAAAGAAAACAAGCATCTCAAACTCAAGTCAAGTAAGTTTGTTGGACAATATCGCGATGTTCACTTTTGACAAAGAGGTTCCATTGTTCGAAGTTTTTGAAAATGTTGCAAAAAACTACGATTACAAAGCGACCATCAGTCACAAATCCTCTGGCGACGAGCTTAGAGCATTTATGACTGCATCTCTTCCAAACTATGATGTGGAAAGAGTTTACGAATCTGACATCAAAAAATTGGCTCAGTGGTACAACCTTTTGCACAAAGCAGGCTACATCACACCAGAAAGTTTCGTAAAAACAGATGCACCTTCTGAAGTAGTAGTGGCTGAAGAAAAAACTGAAGACGCAGCAGAAAAAAAACCTGCAGCTAAAAAACCAGCAGCTAAGAAAGCAGCTCCAAAAACGGAAGAAGCAGCTGAAGAAAAACCGGCAGCTAAAAAACCAGCAGCTAAGAAAGCGACTAAAAAAGAAGATTAA
- a CDS encoding GAF domain-containing protein — protein sequence MVELKKRLSVILESPQDTNVKLLKVCQLLDREISYYNWTGFYFKNGDKDELALGPYVGAVTDHVIIPFGKGICGQVAVSGETFVVPDVHAQDNYLSCSIDTKAEIVVPIFKDGENIGQIDIDSHSIDPFTKEDEELLNWLCEEVAKVL from the coding sequence ATGGTAGAGCTAAAAAAACGACTTTCAGTAATTTTGGAAAGTCCACAAGATACAAATGTGAAGCTTCTGAAAGTTTGTCAGCTTTTGGATAGAGAGATCTCTTATTACAACTGGACAGGTTTCTATTTCAAAAACGGCGACAAGGACGAGTTGGCTCTTGGGCCTTACGTGGGTGCGGTGACGGATCACGTGATCATTCCATTTGGAAAAGGAATTTGCGGTCAGGTAGCGGTTTCTGGAGAGACTTTCGTGGTGCCAGATGTTCACGCTCAGGATAATTATCTTTCTTGCTCCATTGATACAAAAGCAGAGATCGTGGTTCCGATCTTCAAAGACGGCGAAAACATCGGTCAAATTGATATTGATAGTCATTCCATCGACCCATTCACAAAAGAAGACGAAGAATTGCTCAACTGGCTTTGCGAGGAGGTTGCGAAGGTTTTGTAG
- the def gene encoding peptide deformylase, with protein sequence MILPIRAFGDAVLRRKAQEIDKDYPELKTLIENMFDTMNGANGIGLAAPQIGLDIRLFIIDVSPLADDEDYEDIANELKDFKKVFINAQILEESGEEWKFNEGCLSIPEVREDVKRKSTIKIEYYDENFVKHTDTFQDIRARVIQHEYDHIEGILFTDHLSALKKKIVKGKLQKIANGDVSVNYKMRFPK encoded by the coding sequence ATGATTTTACCAATTAGAGCCTTTGGCGACGCGGTTTTAAGAAGAAAAGCACAGGAAATAGACAAAGATTATCCTGAGCTGAAAACGCTTATCGAAAATATGTTCGATACGATGAACGGTGCCAACGGAATTGGTTTGGCGGCGCCTCAGATCGGTTTGGATATTCGTCTTTTCATCATCGATGTTTCGCCTCTTGCGGATGATGAGGATTATGAAGATATTGCGAACGAATTGAAAGACTTTAAAAAAGTGTTCATCAATGCACAAATATTGGAAGAATCTGGCGAGGAATGGAAATTCAACGAAGGTTGTCTCAGCATTCCGGAAGTTCGCGAGGATGTGAAGCGTAAATCGACCATCAAAATAGAATATTACGACGAAAATTTTGTTAAACATACCGATACTTTTCAGGACATCAGAGCGAGAGTGATTCAGCACGAGTACGACCATATCGAAGGAATCCTTTTCACAGATCACTTGAGTGCTTTGAAGAAGAAAATCGTGAAGGGAAAACTTCAGAAGATCGCAAACGGCGACGTGAGCGTGAATTACAAAATGAGATTTCCGAAGTAA
- the priA gene encoding primosomal protein N', with translation MNFAQIILPLNLKGTFTYKVPEDFLDKIEVGMRVLIPFGGKKIYTGIVVELFDEFEDSFVPKEIINLLDNQPIVPKQQLEFWNWMSSYYLCNLGEIYRFAFPSSLKLESETYVRLLSERTIDWQNLDANETYLLQALEVRQMLNLQEIEAFIPKKEIIKTINALIDERYISVDEKITEKYKAKEIAYVKVNDEALVSENLAKILLKLDKAKKQKDLFLNILSKQIDEPKTPIRKSLVFDEGNFVNQQLKSLIEKGWVSEYYLEIDRIDSYEGELEEIEKLTENQKLAVSEINKAFEEDKNVLLHGITSSGKTHIYLEKIEDCVNSGKNVLLLLPEIALTKQITIRLEKKYGKKLGFYHNKLTDFERVEVWRKIKKNELQILIGTRNSLFLPFENLGLIIVDEEHDSAYKSRDSNFFFNAKDSAMMLAEFYNSKLILGSATPSLESYDLAMKDKLRYVPLNERFGNVDVPKFEIIDVKEAQSQKKIIGNFSQKMVDEISLQLEHKKQSIILHNRRGYANVIECETCGHVTYCSNCDVVMTYHKSANELKCHYCGHRAGKPTACPSCHGTNLNTKGVGVEQIEEETQKIFSDAEVDRMDVDAMRKKFAYEKLYEKLENGETDILVGTQMISKGLDFENIELVVIPKADALIYVQDFRAEERAYQLITQVAGRAGRVSGEGKILIQTYNPSHSIFELIKNQNVKEIYDYFLDERKKFLYPPFVKLIMIELKHRKEDKLNRASQFLGSVLRKYIPEECILGPEKSPIARINNLYQYQILLKFPKNKNYKIYKELLAKSLEEFDEITAYKSIKKDFLVDF, from the coding sequence ATGAACTTCGCCCAAATTATCCTTCCACTCAATCTCAAAGGAACTTTCACGTACAAAGTTCCAGAAGATTTTTTGGATAAGATTGAAGTTGGAATGCGCGTTCTGATTCCGTTTGGCGGAAAGAAAATCTACACCGGAATTGTTGTCGAATTATTTGATGAATTCGAGGACAGTTTTGTTCCGAAAGAAATTATCAATTTGCTTGACAATCAACCAATTGTTCCAAAACAACAATTGGAATTCTGGAATTGGATGAGTTCCTATTATCTCTGCAATCTCGGCGAAATCTACCGTTTTGCATTTCCATCGTCTTTGAAATTGGAAAGCGAAACTTACGTCCGATTATTATCAGAAAGAACAATCGATTGGCAAAATCTGGATGCGAATGAGACGTATCTTTTGCAAGCTTTGGAAGTACGTCAAATGTTGAACTTGCAGGAAATCGAAGCCTTCATTCCAAAAAAAGAAATCATCAAAACCATCAATGCTTTGATTGATGAAAGATATATTTCCGTCGATGAAAAAATTACGGAGAAATATAAGGCCAAGGAAATCGCTTACGTGAAAGTGAATGATGAAGCTCTGGTTTCGGAAAATCTGGCGAAGATTCTTTTGAAATTGGATAAGGCCAAGAAACAGAAAGATTTATTCCTCAATATTTTATCTAAACAAATTGATGAACCCAAAACACCGATTCGGAAATCTTTGGTTTTTGATGAAGGCAATTTTGTGAATCAACAACTCAAATCTTTGATAGAAAAAGGTTGGGTTTCAGAATATTATCTTGAAATAGACAGAATCGATTCTTACGAAGGTGAACTGGAAGAAATTGAGAAATTGACTGAAAATCAGAAGTTGGCAGTTTCGGAAATTAACAAAGCCTTCGAAGAAGATAAAAACGTTTTGCTCCACGGCATCACATCTTCCGGAAAAACGCATATTTATTTAGAAAAAATTGAAGACTGCGTCAATTCGGGAAAAAATGTGCTTTTGCTTTTGCCAGAAATTGCTTTGACGAAACAAATCACCATTCGTCTTGAAAAAAAGTATGGCAAAAAACTCGGATTTTATCACAACAAATTAACGGATTTTGAAAGGGTAGAAGTCTGGCGGAAAATCAAAAAAAATGAACTTCAAATCTTGATTGGAACTCGGAATTCTTTATTTCTTCCGTTTGAAAATTTAGGATTGATAATCGTTGATGAAGAACACGATTCTGCGTATAAATCCAGAGATTCCAATTTCTTTTTCAATGCGAAAGATTCGGCGATGATGTTGGCAGAATTTTACAATTCAAAACTGATTCTGGGTTCTGCAACGCCTTCGTTGGAAAGCTATGATTTGGCGATGAAGGACAAACTACGCTATGTGCCTTTGAATGAGAGATTTGGAAACGTGGACGTTCCGAAGTTTGAAATCATCGATGTTAAGGAGGCGCAGAGTCAGAAGAAAATCATTGGGAATTTCAGCCAAAAAATGGTGGACGAAATCAGTCTTCAGTTAGAACACAAAAAACAAAGCATCATTCTCCACAACCGCCGTGGATATGCCAATGTCATCGAGTGTGAAACTTGCGGACACGTGACTTATTGTAGCAATTGCGACGTCGTAATGACCTATCACAAATCTGCGAACGAACTGAAATGCCATTACTGCGGACACAGAGCCGGAAAACCGACGGCTTGCCCAAGTTGTCACGGTACCAATCTGAACACAAAAGGTGTTGGCGTGGAGCAAATCGAGGAGGAAACGCAAAAAATATTCTCTGACGCCGAAGTTGACCGAATGGATGTAGACGCGATGCGCAAGAAGTTTGCGTACGAAAAACTCTACGAAAAATTGGAAAATGGCGAAACCGATATTTTGGTTGGAACTCAAATGATTTCCAAAGGTTTGGATTTCGAAAACATAGAGTTGGTCGTGATTCCGAAAGCAGATGCTTTGATTTATGTCCAGGATTTTCGGGCTGAGGAAAGAGCATATCAATTGATTACGCAAGTTGCAGGAAGAGCGGGCAGAGTTTCGGGTGAAGGAAAAATATTAATCCAAACTTACAATCCGTCGCACTCGATTTTTGAATTAATTAAAAATCAGAATGTTAAAGAGATTTATGATTATTTCCTAGATGAACGAAAGAAATTTCTCTATCCGCCATTTGTGAAATTGATAATGATTGAGCTGAAACACAGAAAAGAAGACAAATTGAATAGAGCTTCTCAATTTCTGGGTTCGGTTTTGAGAAAATATATTCCTGAAGAATGTATTCTCGGACCAGAAAAATCGCCAATTGCCCGAATCAACAATCTTTATCAATATCAAATTCTACTGAAGTTTCCGAAGAATAAAAATTACAAAATCTACAAAGAATTGCTTGCGAAATCTTTGGAAGAATTTGATGAAATTACCGCATACAAATCTATCAAAAAAGATTTCCTAGTTGATTTTTAA
- a CDS encoding Txe/YoeB family addiction module toxin, whose protein sequence is MSYELIFKKQAQKDIDFYKKSGNQILLKKLFQLLGEIQENPYFGTGKPERLKFQESNIWSRRIDSKNRLVYSVEENIVTVEIISAKGHYGDK, encoded by the coding sequence ATGAGCTATGAGTTAATATTCAAGAAACAAGCGCAAAAAGATATAGACTTCTACAAAAAATCGGGGAATCAAATTTTATTAAAAAAGCTTTTTCAACTTTTAGGAGAAATTCAGGAAAATCCTTATTTCGGAACAGGAAAACCAGAACGTTTGAAGTTTCAAGAATCCAATATTTGGTCAAGACGAATCGACAGCAAAAACCGTTTGGTTTACAGTGTCGAAGAAAATATCGTAACCGTAGAAATCATTTCTGCAAAAGGTCATTATGGTGATAAGTAA